Sequence from the Hirundo rustica isolate bHirRus1 chromosome 9, bHirRus1.pri.v3, whole genome shotgun sequence genome:
CAGTTAATAACGGCAAATCTGCTAATTCCGCCTTattcaggttttatttctgaGGGGGCCCACACGCGGGAGGTACCATCGGCGAGAGAGGCGCGGGGGTCGacgggggaggcggggggggcGCGGTGCTGAGCTCCGCCCCTCACCGCGTCCCCCGTCGACCGATTCCCCCCCTTTGTCGCCGATGGTAGAGGCCATGGCGGGAAATCCCTTGCCCGCCTCACAACAATGCGCGCGGCGGTTCGCGGCGTGGCCGCAGGCGGCGCTGCAGCGCCCGCCCGCCCTCCCCGCGGAGGTGCCCGGATGTGGCCGCGCCGGAAGAGAAGCGCGTCTCCTCAGGGCCCGCCATCTTGTGCGGCAGCGAGCAGGGCGCGGGGGGCCCGGTAGCATCCGCGCAGGATCCCGCCGACGGGGGCCCATCATGCCCGGACACCTGCAGGAGGGCTTCGGGTGCGTCGTCACCAACCGCTTCGATCAGCTCTTCGATGACGAGTCCGACCCCTTCGAGGTGCTGCGCGCGGCGGAGAGCCGGAGGAAggagagcggcggcggcggcggcgggagccaagcgggcggcggggcccgcgGTCCGGCGGGCGCCCAGAGCGGCTCCTcgggcggggccggcggagcGGGCCAggccggcggcggcgcgggcagCGCGGCCAAGCAGCTGCGCAGAGAGTCGCAGAAGGAGCGCAAGAACCCGCTGCCGCCCTTCGCCGGCGGGGACCGCCGGGAGGATGGCGGGGGCCAGCCCGGAGCGCCGCTGCGGAAGGAGGGTGAGCGGGCCGCGGGGTCGGCGGGGAGGGTCGGGCCGGCTCCGCACAAAGGGGGCCCGGGCAGGGCCGAGCCGCACGTGGGGCCGCGCATGGCGGAGCCCGCCCGGGGAGCCCGCCCGGGGCGCCCGCGGGGCCGgtggcggcggctccgggctcGCCTGGCCCCACGTGTCCCGCGCAAAATGGAGTCGGGCGTGCGGGGCGCCCGGAGCTGCCTCGGTGCCGGCGGGAGGGAGAGGAGTAACGCGAAATGGGGAATATCGGCGGGGAAGGGAATCGTGGAGTGGCTcgtgttggaagggatcttaaaggcCATCCGTGCCATAGGGCACCTTCCGCTGGCCCgggctgctccgagccccgtccagcccggccttggacgcttccagggattcaggggcagccacagcttctctgagcaacctgtgccggggcctgcccaccctcccagggagcgATTCCTTTCCAATTTCCCATCTAAACCGGCACATGGAGTCCTGGAATGGTGTTGGAAAGGCCCTTCTCGttcagcccctgccatgggcagagacaccttccactagaccaggttgtaCCAAGCCCTTTCCAACCTTGTGTCCTGAACTTGACTCGTGTTTCAGGCGGTCCGATGGATTTGACAGGATATCTGGAATTTCCCTGGCTTTCCAAAATCTCTTTGGGTCATTTTCTAGCGAAACAGCCTTCATGGCAATCTCCTTGTTTCCATATATATTTAAACAATAATTTGCATGAATTCTTAGTTCCCGTAAATTTCTGAGACATCCTACGTGAAAAGCTTcggaaagaaagaaatgaaaagcgGAAAGAGATGGAAGGATCTGCTTTGGGAATGCGGAGGCCGGGGCCCCGCATGGATAGGGAGGGATGTGGGCACATGGCGTCCCGGGCAGGCAGCTCCACCGCGCCCGAGGCAGGTGGGTCACAGCTTCAGaggaatccctgaaaagcaTCACCGTGTGGTGACAGCACATGGCGTGGGAGCAAGGGAGTAACAGGTTAACTGCGATTTCAGCCAGCTTTTCGCAGAGCACGGTGCTACCTGAGAGCATCTTCACGCTTCCGCGTTCATGTTACAAAGCGATGCTGATCCTCCGCTGCGAAAGAAAGaagtgattttaatttattagttGTTTTGGAAAGTGGGCGTTATAAGTGTTAATTTGAAAGCGCCTCGTGAGAAGACAGATTTAGGAGCTGTGTTAGAAACACTCTTTGCTCGTGGATCTCTTGCTCATTAACATTCAGGAGTGTTTTCTGCGTGAGGGATGCAATGACTTGTCCGGAGCCCCGGTTCACTAAACCAGTGTCCCCTGGAAGCCTCAGTGAGGTGCAGCATTCCCGTGCTGTCCCCACGGGATGCACCTGGGACATGGCAGTGTCTTTGGCATCACCGGAGGGGtttgggcagggctggctcctctTCACCTCCCGATTTTCACATCTTTTCGAGAGCAGTgtgaaaaataacaattttcgTGGTTTGTTGTGGTAGTGAAACAGAGAAAGTCGGGCCGCTGCTGTAGCAGTGTCGTAAACAAAGTCAGTTCCCAGTTTGAAAACGTCTATTTTTGTGCAGGGCTGTTTTTTTGCAGTTCTGGCATCATAAAGGTGCTCAATGCCAGGGTTTGTTTCCTGTGTGAATGTATTTTAAGCTGTTCCACTACTCCACGAGGCTGGGAGTGATTTGCCTGCAGAATTAGCAGTTCAAAGCTTGGTGATGCTGAGAAATAACTCGTATTTTGGGTTCGGCTTCAGCAGGAGCCGGGTTTTTGTGAGCGCAGGGCGTTGAACTCGAAATTCAAAAGCCGAGGCTGTTCCATTCCAGTTCTGCAGCatgcctgctcctctccctgcttttcctcctcacaTGGAATGCCCGTCCCCATTGGAGAGCCCTTCTCCGAGTGCAGGCTGCTGGCTTTAACCCCTTGTTTCCTCGGGGAGTCGGGAATGTGTGTGCCATGCAAACTTCATGTTAAATACAGCTTGGAAGGTGAGGGAGACATTGTTCATCTGGGTGTGTTGGCTTGGATATCATTACAACTGCAACTTCTCTAGCCCCACCCAAGTTTGACATTGCTTGCTAGGCAGGAACTTggttctttaaaataaaatttaaaaaaaaaaattaaaaaaaaaatttaaaaatcagctttgaaTTTAAAAGCTGGTTTGTTGATTTTGGAGCCAGCGTTTTGTCAAGAAGGTGGTACAACAAAGCAGCAATGTGTTTGTCCTCATCTTTTAAAGAGGAGCGAACAAGGCCTTTGACGTGAGTGGAGAAGAAAACTGTGAGGGCTTGGTAAAGGAGGGAATGCCCACGGGAGGTTTTTATTTGCAGTAAAAACTCTTCCAGGaggcctgggcagggaggaggggtgCTGGGCAGCTCAGTGGCACTGTGGATTCTTTAGCTATTTTGAGAAGTGCACCGGGAGGAGAACCTTTGTAGAACGTTGGCCTGGAAGGATCCGTGCAGGTGAGGGCCCCAGCTGGTCACTGAGCAGTGCCTGCAGGTGACACCTGGTGCAGGTGGTGACACCTGGTGCAGGTGGTggcactgctgcccagaagagttTCCAAGAACAGAACCACACCttggaaaacacctccaggaTCGTGGAGTCCAGCTGTCAGAGCAGCGCAGGATGACTGACTCGGGGAGCACAGGATTGTCTTAGCACCACCGGGGTGATGCTCACTTCATTTGGGTGTTCTCCACTTGTTTCACCTGAAAAGCgcctttcagagaaaaaaaaaaaaaaaggcaataaaatctTGCTTACCTTGATCTTTGCTTGAAAGTTGCCCCTGTCATTTCAGCAAGGATTACTTAAGTTTTCAGTCAAACACAGTTTGAAATCCTGGGTAAAAATGTGGCTGAGAAGGGTCAGGTGGAAGTGGAATTGCTCAgtttacacagaaataaaacttctcttcCCTCTTGTTTGCCTGGGGGGGTCGGTATCTGTCCCGCAGCACTCCTCATGCCGTTGATGTGTCTGGCCTGATGTTTCAGGGATAAGGAGGATTGGCAGGAGGCCtgatcagcagcagcagcagcagcagcagggcgaAGGCAAACCCATCGACAGGAGACCCGAGCGACGACCTCCCCGCGAGCGCCGCTTCGAGAAACCCGCCGAGGAGAAGGGCGAGGGAGGAGAGTTCTCTGTGGATAAGTAAGAGTTTTGTCTTGCTGATAAACAGCTTTCCTAGCTTTggcaggacagggctgtccAGCCTTCTGCTGCTCAGGTGAAAAAGCTGGGTGAATCAAGATTAAATTCCTGTCCCGCAGACGATAACGCTTCCCTTTTCCGTGGTTTTGTTTGCATACTTAACTGGAGTTTTAGGCTGGGAGTGATCAGGTGTAACTGAATTATGGTTCAAATCAAGATATTCACCATACAGCTCGGGGGGGAACCCAAGCATAGCTGTTTCCTGCAGGAGGAGATTTGTTTGCTGTTACAGCTGTGGCTTTAATCTGCACAGCTGACTTAAAGCCACCTAAGTTTGTCCACGTAGGTGTTTGCACCTTGGCTTCAGACCTGGAAGTGGTGAGGCCATCTTGGATCTACGTGAAATTTAAACTGTCTCGAGTATTGTGAGGCAGCCAGAATTGGAGTAATGTTCAAATATTAAAGTCTTAGTTGCAAAgttaaaatccttttaaaagtaAGCTGGATGAAAGTGAGTTTAGTTGAAGTTTTAGCATCAGTTAATTGTGTAACACAATACTAAGGTTAAATTTTGGAATTAATGCCAGAAGATGCAAAGAAACAGCAATCCTGAGCATTTGTTTCCAGATTTTAAAATCATGGAACcccagaaaggtttgggttggaagggaccttaaaggtgATCTGGTTCCAACCCATACCacaggcaggaacaccttccactatcccgaGTTACTCCAAacccttccaacctggccttggacatttccagggatgggggagtgacttttttaaaattagagcCTGAACCCAGCCACAAACTAAttaccaaaggaaaaacaagtaaataaagTTCTCAAGAGAGGAAAAGCACCATGAAACACGCTGTACGTTTTTGGAGGCGAATCGCTCGACCCAGCTTCCGAGCGGTAATTACCAGAGCAAAACCcagtaaataaaaatcctcAGAGAGGACAGGACGGTGAAACGCTGTCCGTTTTTGGAGCGAAGCCCTGACCTGTGGCTGTTTGTGCCAGACCCATCCTGGACCGACCCATGCGTGGACGCGGAGGCctgggccggggccgcgggcgcGGGCGCGGGATGGGCCGAGGAGATGGCTTTGACTCTCGCGGCAAACGGGAATTCGACAGACACAGCGGCAGCGATAGATCGTGAGTCCTGACCCTCCCCTGTCCCTTCTGGCTCCTCTTTACCGCTCTGACCCCCCTGCGCCCCAACCCCGTTTGAAATTGATCTTTTGAGTCTCTGTGTCCGGACACTATAATGTTAACTCAGTTTTGTTAGTTCTGTTTCACATTCACATT
This genomic interval carries:
- the SERBP1 gene encoding SERPINE1 mRNA-binding protein 1 isoform X1, with the translated sequence MPGHLQEGFGCVVTNRFDQLFDDESDPFEVLRAAESRRKESGGGGGGSQAGGGARGPAGAQSGSSGGAGGAGQAGGGAGSAAKQLRRESQKERKNPLPPFAGGDRREDGGGQPGAPLRKEGIRRIGRRPDQQQQQQQQGEGKPIDRRPERRPPRERRFEKPAEEKGEGGEFSVDKPILDRPMRGRGGLGRGRGRGRGMGRGDGFDSRGKREFDRHSGSDRSSVSHSHFSGLKHEDKRGGSGSHNWGTVKDELTELDQSAVTEETPEGEEHPPADSENKENEVEEVKEEGPKEMTLDEWKAIQSKDRAKVEFNIRKPNEGADGQWKKGFVLHKSKSEEAHAEDSVMDHHFRKPANDITSQLEINFGDLGRPGRGGRGGRGGRGRGGRASRGGRTDKLVKEFDVIHTPNQSSASAPDVDDPEAFPALS
- the SERBP1 gene encoding SERPINE1 mRNA-binding protein 1 isoform X3, whose protein sequence is MPGHLQEGFGCVVTNRFDQLFDDESDPFEVLRAAESRRKESGGGGGGSQAGGGARGPAGAQSGSSGGAGGAGQAGGGAGSAAKQLRRESQKERKNPLPPFAGGDRREDGGGQPGAPLRKEGIRRIGRRPDQQQQQQQQGEGKPIDRRPERRPPRERRFEKPAEEKGEGGEFSVDKPILDRPMRGRGGLGRGRGRGRGMGRGDGFDSRGKREFDRHSGSDRSSVSHSHFSGLKHEDKRGGSGSHNWGTVKDELTELDQSAVTEETPEGEEHPPADSENKENEVEEVKEEGPKEMTLDEWKAIQSKDRAKVEFNIRKPNEGADGQWKKGFVLHKSKSEETKAMTEMQGSLLDSNEVLILSLSLLAPGC
- the SERBP1 gene encoding SERPINE1 mRNA-binding protein 1 isoform X4 — protein: MPGHLQEGFGCVVTNRFDQLFDDESDPFEVLRAAESRRKESGGGGGGSQAGGGARGPAGAQSGSSGGAGGAGQAGGGAGSAAKQLRRESQKERKNPLPPFAGGDRREDGGGQPGAPLRKEGIRRIGRRPDQQQQQQQQGEGKPIDRRPERRPPRERRFEKPAEEKGEGGEFSVDKPILDRPMRGRGGLGRGRGRGRGMGRGDGFDSRGKREFDRHSGSDRSGLKHEDKRGGSGSHNWGTVKDELTELDQSAVTEETPEGEEHPPADSENKENEVEEVKEEGPKEMTLDEWKAIQSKDRAKVEFNIRKPNEGADGQWKKGFVLHKSKSEETKAMTEMQGSLLDSNEVLILSLSLLAPGC
- the SERBP1 gene encoding SERPINE1 mRNA-binding protein 1 isoform X2; this encodes MPGHLQEGFGCVVTNRFDQLFDDESDPFEVLRAAESRRKESGGGGGGSQAGGGARGPAGAQSGSSGGAGGAGQAGGGAGSAAKQLRRESQKERKNPLPPFAGGDRREDGGGQPGAPLRKEGIRRIGRRPDQQQQQQQQGEGKPIDRRPERRPPRERRFEKPAEEKGEGGEFSVDKPILDRPMRGRGGLGRGRGRGRGMGRGDGFDSRGKREFDRHSGSDRSGLKHEDKRGGSGSHNWGTVKDELTELDQSAVTEETPEGEEHPPADSENKENEVEEVKEEGPKEMTLDEWKAIQSKDRAKVEFNIRKPNEGADGQWKKGFVLHKSKSEEAHAEDSVMDHHFRKPANDITSQLEINFGDLGRPGRGGRGGRGGRGRGGRASRGGRTDKLVKEFDVIHTPNQSSASAPDVDDPEAFPALS